Proteins from a single region of Ziziphus jujuba cultivar Dongzao chromosome 1, ASM3175591v1:
- the LOC107425079 gene encoding protein E6 translates to MACSTKLFCFVVLLALLSLQTQARESQFFSKVTNNNYVKDPEFHSKEEVVNKQEEEPTFIPQTQTGYGLYGHETIEVSPTTTTPTPTTTTPTTFEPYTTTPQYKTQSEEPVNKYPKSYNTDHYNNNNNNYYNNENTFENTQNGRRTETRTRLAGSGYVANPNGYDNNNGGSYHVERQGMSDTRFMSGGKYYYDINSEKNYDQNQYGNSRVVDSKNNWYNNRGYYGNKNGGNLYDNNNSFEGYQNQEEFQENKEEFEP, encoded by the coding sequence ATGGCTTGCTCAACAAAGCTATTTTGCTTTGTCGTCCTCCTAGCTCTCCTCTCTCTGCAAACTCAGGCCAGAGAAAGCCAGTTCTTCAGCAAAGTTACCAACAATAACTATGTCAAAGACCCGGAGTTTCACAGCAAAGAAGAAGTTGTGAATAAGCAAGAAGAAGAGCCCACATTCATCCCCCAGACCCAAACTGGTTATGGCCTTTACGGTCACGAGACAATCGAGGTTTCTCCTACTACAACCACACCCACTCCCACCACCACCACGCCGACAACCTTCGAACCATACACCACCACTCCTCAGTACAAAACCCAGTCGGAGGAGCCCGTCAACAAGTACCCAAAATCCTACAATACTGACCActacaacaataacaacaacaattactACAACAATGAGAACACCTTTGAGAACACCCAAAATGGCAGGAGGACTGAGACCAGGACCAGGCTTGCTGGAAGTGGCTACGTGGCTAACCCGAACGGCTACGACAACAACAATGGTGGTAGCTACCATGTTGAGAGACAAGGCATGAGCGACACCAGGTTTATGTCAGGTGGTAAGTATTACTATGACATTAACAGCGAGAAGAATTATGATCAGAATCAGTATGGAAACTCCAGGGTTGTGGACTCGAAGAATAACTGGTACAACAACAGGGGTTACTATGGTAATAAAAATGGCGGAAACTTGTACGACAATAATAACTCCTTTGAAGGGTATCAGAACCAAGAGGAGTTCCAAGAGAACAAGGAAGAGTTCGAGCCCTGA